From Homalodisca vitripennis isolate AUS2020 chromosome 1, UT_GWSS_2.1, whole genome shotgun sequence, the proteins below share one genomic window:
- the LOC124362539 gene encoding uncharacterized protein LOC124362539 — protein MMKRGETIEVISVQDKVDKSRNKSNKTANVQEVSHPNEIPQLKNSNIMINSGDDCCIVSNNIEDHYDPFSNNSGDDVRENSHLSNIVGPFADDRPICECDTIKQLMARTETRYLLSLLPDMAEMNPHQKLVFKEKVLQIIDNVLTNVS, from the coding sequence ATGATGAAGCGAGGAGAAACAATTGAAGTAATTTCAGTACAAGATAAAGTTGATAAATCaagaaacaaaagtaataaaacagcCAATGTTCAAGAAGTTTCACACCCCAATGAAATTCCACAGTtgaaaaacagtaatattatgaTAAACAGCGGTGACGACTGTTGCATTGTAAGCAATAACATTGAGGACCATTATGATCCCTTCAGTAACAATAGTGGGGATGACGTAAGAGAGAACTCACACCTGAGCAATATTGTGGGTCCATTTGCTGATGACAGACCAATCTGTGAGTGTGACACCATCAAACAGCTGATGGCTAGGACTGAGACCCGGTATCTGCTCAGCCTTCTTCCTGACATGGCGGAGATGAATCCACATCAGAAGTTGGTGTTCAAAGAGAAAGTTTTACAGATAATTGATAATGTATTAACTAATGTAAGTTGA